One part of the Raphanus sativus cultivar WK10039 chromosome 7, ASM80110v3, whole genome shotgun sequence genome encodes these proteins:
- the LOC108832156 gene encoding uncharacterized protein LOC108832156: protein MNQAGPSETSVLKRNSKDAAWEYGMLCNPSNPDKVKCKLCGKQFSGGAFRIKEHIARIPGNVSACRQSTKDDQEKCRKAIDEAKNKKKNKRSSDDDLRKSVKISDGGDEDDDVGAELEELRSAKIPRTLGPMDKFASDINPPLSSMATRQQNISDALSKDRLHKVHQYIGRWLFASGVPFHATANDEFKLMLEAVGQFGPGVTPPSQYLLREPLLKEEVERIKGLLKGQEEERKQNGCSVLTDAWSDRKRRSIMNLCINCRGGTMFLSSKDCSDEAHTGEFIHQYVKECIEDVGIENVVQVVTDNAPNNMAAARILKEKMPNIFWTSCAAHTVNLMLESITKIQSFKTIIQRAKGFTIFVYAHHKTLAMMRKFTDNKDIVRPGVTRFASCFLTLQSLMEKTNTTRIYLNS, encoded by the coding sequence ATGAACCAAGCAGGACCGTCAGAAACTTCAGTTTTGAAAAGAAATTCCAAAGATGCTGCTTGGGAATATGGGATGTTGTGTAACCCAAGTAATCCAGATAAGGTGAAGTGTAAACTATGTGGGAAACAGTTTTCTGGTGGTGCATTTAGGATCAAAGAGCATATTGCCAGGATTCCAGGAAATGTTTCTGCTTGTCGACAATCAACAAAAGATGATCAGGAAAAATGCAGAAAAGCTATTGATGAAGCaaagaataaaaagaagaacaagaggAGTTCAGATGATGACTTGCGAAAATCTGTGAAGATTTCTGATGGTggtgatgaggatgatgatgttGGTGCTGAACTTGAAGAGTTGAGGTCAGCAAAAATTCCCCGTACTCTTGGTCCAATGGATAAATTTGCATCAGATATCAACCCACCACTTTCTTCCATGGCAACCAGACAGCAAAATATCAGTGATGCTCTTTCCAAAGATAGATTACATAAAGTTCACCAATACATTGGCAGATGGCTTTTTGCTTCTGGTGTCCCCTTTCATGCTACTGCTAATGATGAGTTTAAGTTGATGCTTGAAGCTGTGGGACAGTTTGGCCCTGGAGTTACACCACCAAGTCAATATTTGCTACGAGAGCCTTTACTGAAAGAAGAAGTTGAGAGAATCAAGGGTTTATTAAAGGGCCAGGAAGAAGAGAGGAAACAGAACGGGTGTTCAGTTTTAACAGATGCTTGGTCTgatagaaaaagaagaagtatTATGAACTTGTGTATTAACTGCAGAGGAGGAACCATGTTTCTTTCTTCCAAAGACTGTTCAGATGAGGCTCATACAGGTGAATTTATTCATCAGTATGTCAAAGAGTGCATTGAGGATGTTGGGATAGAGAATGTGGTTCAAGTAGTAACCGACAATGCACCAAACAACATGGCTGCTGCGAGGATCCTGAAAGAGAAAATGCCAAACATTTTTTGGACATCATGTGCTGCCCACACTGTTAATTTGATGctagagagcatcacaaaaATCCAAAGTTTTAAGACCATCATCCAGAGGGCTAAAGGGTTCACAATCTTTGTTTATGCTCACCACAAGACTTTAGCCATGATGAGAAAGTTCACTGACAATAAAGACATTGTGAGACCAGGGGTTACTAGATTTGCGTCATGTTTTTTAACTTTGCAAAGCTTGATGGAAAAGACCAACACTACAAGAATTTACTTAAATAGCTAA
- the LOC108832155 gene encoding uncharacterized protein LOC108832155 — MCLKVFGPLVKVLRLVDGDKKPTMGYLHGELLQAKKDIRTGLNNIEMNIQPIMNIIDQRIEGRLDSPLHMTGYLLNPYYLYKDQTIPLHNNVLTSFFKCVNAFIPDDISKQRNVINSEINKYKNKGDNFGTPWAIKGCEEIKDDYDPVTNLQRMAKRILSLTTSSSRCERAWSSFEGIHTKKRNRLSTTRMNNLVFVQFNTRLLNKRKRQKEKNIDVLIADDAIHAQEWLVEGVDGEHESAMGVEAGGAEGEACDDDMDDIRELHDEDFISDKEEEDFAGTNLESDEDQVYDGEE; from the exons ATGTGTTTGAAGGTTTTTGGACCTTTGGTTAAGGTACTTAGATTGGTTGATGGTGATAAGAAACCTACAATGGGATATCTGCATGGAGAGCTACTACAAGCAAAGAAAGATATACGTACTGGGTTGAATAACATTGAAATGAATATTCAGCCAATCATGAATATCATTGACCAAAGGATTGAGGGTCGACTTGACAGTCCTTTGCATATGACGGGTTATCTCTTAAATCCTTACTATTTATACAAGGACCAAACCATTCCATTACATAACAATGTGCTCACAAGTTTCTTCAAGTGTGTCAATGCTTTTATTCCTGATGACATCTCCAAGCAAAGAAATGTCATCAATTCTGAGATTAATAAGTACAAGAACAAGGGAGATAATTTTGGAACACCATGGGCTATAAAAGGCTGTGAAGAAATTAAAGATGATTATGATCCAg TGACTAATTTGCAAAGAATGGCaaagagaattttgtctttgaCTACTAGTTCATCGAGATGTGAAAGAGCTTGGAGTTCTTTTGAAGGg ATACATACAAAAAAGAGAAACCGGCTTAGTACAACCAGAATGAATAATCTTGTATTTGTCCAATTTAATACAAGATtgttgaacaaaagaaaaagacagaaGGAGAAGAACATTGATGTATTAATTGCTGATGATGCTATTCATGCTCAAGAATGGCTTGTTGAAGGTGTTGATGGAGAACATGAATCAGCTATGGGTGTAGAAGCTGGTGGTGCAGAAGGAGAGGCATGTGATGATGATATGGATGATATTAGAGAACTGCATGATGAAGATTTTATTTCTgacaaagaagaggaagattTTGCTGGTACTAATTTGGAATCAGATGAAGACCAAGTTTACGATGGAGAAGAATGA